A single window of Rubripirellula lacrimiformis DNA harbors:
- a CDS encoding DUF6691 family protein, translating into MTTTLDQPQPENVRVHPPAKTDAVSMKTLTLGLVFGMVFGFLLQKGGVAKFHVLIGQLMLQDFTVVKVMLSAVIVGTLGIHWMHYRRLVELHIKPTRIASNVIGGLLFGAGFALSAYCPGTGAAALGQGNFDALAMVAGMIVGSYFFAEMSGWIHRNIDPIGDLGKRTLHDLLPVNRAVLVLSSAAILVVVLLVIEFNTVR; encoded by the coding sequence ATGACTACGACTCTCGATCAACCGCAACCGGAGAATGTTCGCGTGCATCCGCCGGCGAAGACGGATGCTGTGTCCATGAAGACTTTGACCTTGGGGTTGGTCTTTGGCATGGTCTTCGGCTTCTTACTGCAGAAAGGTGGTGTCGCCAAATTTCATGTCTTGATCGGCCAGTTGATGCTGCAGGACTTCACGGTCGTCAAAGTGATGTTGTCGGCGGTGATTGTCGGCACCTTGGGCATTCATTGGATGCATTACCGAAGACTCGTCGAACTACATATCAAGCCCACGCGAATTGCGTCCAATGTCATCGGCGGCTTGTTGTTCGGAGCTGGTTTCGCTCTGTCGGCTTATTGTCCCGGCACAGGTGCCGCAGCGTTGGGGCAGGGGAACTTCGACGCACTTGCGATGGTGGCCGGTATGATCGTCGGTTCTTATTTCTTTGCAGAGATGTCGGGATGGATCCATCGGAATATAGATCCCATTGGCGATCTAGGAAAACGCACTCTTCATGATTTGCTGCCGGTCAATCGTGCAGTGTTGGTGCTTAGCAGTGCGGCAATCTTGGTGGTGGTCTTGCTGGTCATCGAATTCAATACCGTCCGTTGA